The nucleotide sequence GGCAGCAGATATACTTATTTATCAAGCGGACTTAGTTCCAGTTGGAAAGGATCAAACTCAGCATATTGAGCTTACTCGTGATTTGGCTCAGAGATTTAATTCAACTTACAGTGAGACTTTTAAAATACCAGAAGGATATATACCAACTGGTGGAGCAAAAATAATGAGTCTTCAAGAACCTCTAAAGAAGATGTCAAAGTCCTCAGATAATCCAAACAGCTTTATTTTAATAATGGATCCACCAGAAGTTATAAAAAGAAAGATTGCAAGAGCTGTAACTGATAATGTAGGAGTTGTAAAGTATACTGACGATCAGCCAGGAGTAAAAAATCTTATGAATATAATGAGCTGTTGCACAGGTATGAGTGTAAAAGATATAGAGGATAAATATGAAGGACAGGGATATTCTAAATTCAAGGAAGATGTTGCAGATGCACTTATTCAAGAATTAGAACCAATTCAGAATAAGGTGAATGAGCTTTTGAAGGATAAAGCATATCTTCAGGACATATGTAAAAAAGGAGCTCAAAAAGCGTCCTACATAGCTAATAAAACTGTATCTAAAATGATGAGAAAAGTTGGATTTATATTGCCAGAAAAATAGTTTTCTTTGGAAAAAATGAAGTGTAAATATTTATAAATTTTTTATAGAAATTAAGTAGAATTGGTGATATTATTATGAGTGTACTTATAGTGAGCTAATTTTGTTATTCAAATATATGTAGTATACTGAATTGGGGTGGGTGGAATGATATCTCAGAATAAATTCTGTATTATCAATGTTTTGCAAAAAATGCTAGATAAATTAAGAATGATAGAAATTAAAAGGGCAGAAGAACTTGAAATATCGGTTGTGCAAGTTCACGCTATTTTTGAAATAGGAAAATTGAGAGAAGTGTCTACCAATGAATTTTCTAAAATACTATATCTTGACAAGAACACTGTGAATAAA is from Clostridium acetobutylicum ATCC 824 and encodes:
- the trpS gene encoding tryptophan--tRNA ligase, whose amino-acid sequence is MGENKKVIFSGIQPSGELTIGNYFGAIKNWVKLQDEYDCYYCIVDLHAITVKQEAKDLRRRTLQLIATYIASGIDPEKNTIFIQSHVPAHVQAQWILNCMSYVGELSRMTQFKDKSKKYEDTGIGAGLLNYPVLMAADILIYQADLVPVGKDQTQHIELTRDLAQRFNSTYSETFKIPEGYIPTGGAKIMSLQEPLKKMSKSSDNPNSFILIMDPPEVIKRKIARAVTDNVGVVKYTDDQPGVKNLMNIMSCCTGMSVKDIEDKYEGQGYSKFKEDVADALIQELEPIQNKVNELLKDKAYLQDICKKGAQKASYIANKTVSKMMRKVGFILPEK